A window of the Brumimicrobium sp. genome harbors these coding sequences:
- a CDS encoding alpha/beta hydrolase, with protein sequence MNYPIYIISGIGADETAFQLLDFGEITPHFIDWIPPFSNESLASYARRLAIDKIPSSEKPILIGLSFGGMIALEIAKIREVEKVIQISSIQTKQEIPTFQKVIGKLGLSKILPLAPVASHNPFTNYMFGATSKKSKEILYQILRATDKTFLRWAFGAISKWKNETIKENVITIHGTQDKIFPYRSQKYTYTIQGGGHMMVLTHAEEISEILKRIL encoded by the coding sequence ATGAACTATCCTATATACATTATTAGCGGTATTGGAGCAGATGAAACAGCGTTCCAGTTGTTAGATTTTGGGGAAATCACCCCGCATTTTATAGATTGGATACCTCCTTTTTCAAATGAATCACTTGCGTCTTATGCGCGTAGATTAGCCATAGATAAAATCCCATCTTCTGAAAAACCTATTCTTATTGGACTTTCTTTTGGCGGTATGATAGCACTTGAGATTGCAAAAATCAGGGAAGTAGAAAAAGTTATTCAAATTTCTTCCATTCAAACCAAACAAGAGATTCCCACTTTCCAGAAAGTAATCGGAAAACTAGGACTCAGTAAAATTTTACCTTTAGCTCCCGTAGCGAGTCACAATCCATTTACGAATTATATGTTTGGGGCGACTTCCAAAAAATCCAAAGAGATTTTATATCAGATTCTTCGAGCTACAGATAAAACATTCCTAAGATGGGCGTTTGGTGCTATCTCTAAATGGAAAAATGAAACAATAAAAGAAAACGTTATTACCATCCACGGAACCCAAGATAAGATTTTCCCTTATCGATCTCAAAAATACACATACACCATTCAAGGAGGTGGTCACATGATGGTTTTAACCCATGCAGAAGAAATTTCAGAAATATTGAAAAGAATATTATAG